One Strix aluco isolate bStrAlu1 chromosome 19, bStrAlu1.hap1, whole genome shotgun sequence genomic window, GTCACAGCCCCATCACCATTGGGCACATGCCTCCCCACCACCCATTTCTGGCCCTAATGTTGCAGCCTGACCCCCCCCATACAGCCCAGCCCACAGCAGAGGTGAAGGGTTGAGCTGTGGCTCGTCAGGGAGCAAAGTTCAGGGCCTGCACAGGCGCTGTGGGAACGCTCAGCACCCGACCGGGGACGGGGCGGTGGGCACTGCCGGCTGGGGGTCCCCCggtgccggggtgccagggccAGCCTGGGCTGCAGGAACGCTGGCTGCGAGCGCACACCCTTGCACACCCGCCACAGGCCCACGCTTTTCTGTAATTGCCCTAAGTTTAGCTCCGGCACTCGTTGACCAGAGGATTTGCATCTCACAGGCCGGCTGGAAACCACACTATTTCTGGACGCGCGTCCCAGCCCTCACCCGCCGCTCTATATATTCCTCCCCAGGCAAATTAACGTGCAGGCAGGCGCCGTGGCGGCCGCAGGCCCCAtgagcccccgccgcccccaacCCAGCAGCTTGCTGCAAGGCCACCCACCCTCCTTGTGTCACCCCAAAAAGGGACCCAGGTGCTGGTGCCACCGGGCGATGCGGTTAACGGATGCAATTCCCCAGCGGCGCAGGAAAGGCCCAGGCCAGGGGCTTGTCCCTGGCAGCGGTGTCGGCCCTGAGGAgtcctgctgtgggtgctggggtaCCCCAGGACTGGGGCACCCAATATGGGGCACCCTGCAGGGACAGTCTGGGGGGCGCcgccacccccccagcacccacagtgGGGTGCgcacacccccagcaccccccagagTAAACACACAGGTGCTGCaatggaagggggggggggggcgggcacaaacacacacacacacaccccccgcagCGCAACTGGGGGCACGCACAAGGTGACACAATGGGGGCTGCCACACACACGCGTGCACCCGCACGCACACGCGTGCACCCGCCGCAAGACACCGGGGGATGCACAAGCACCGGCGCTGCAGGACAAGAGCGGGCCACGCGCATACACACCCCCCGCGACAGCACCGGGGGAGAGGGGGAGTCACGAcacccacccccaccacccccccctccccggttgTGCAACGCCGCGGGGACACGGGCACACGCACGGGCACACGCACGGGCACAcgcacggcccggcccggtgcagacgcagcccccccccacccccgccgcccCTTCCAGCTCCGCGCCCGGCGGTGCGGACCCGTATCCCAGGGGCCGGTACCGGTAGCGGCTGGTACTCACCCAGCGGCGGCAAAACGGGGCCcggtgctggcggcggcggcggtgccgggccccggtggcggcggcgcgcggggcggggcggggcggggcggggcggctccgCACCGGGGCGGGCACTACCGGCTCTGCGCGCGCCGCCCGCCGCACCGGGCGCGGCTCCGCTCGGGGCGGGATGGGGACGGTATAAAACGGCCCGGGACGGCGGTATCCGACCTTCTCGGGGAACGTTCGGGCGCTGCGAGAAAAGCGGCCCCGCTGCGCCCCGCGGGACCGGGGTGTGCCCGTAGCACACCCCGAATGTACACACGGGACCGGGGCACAggtgtgacacccccccccaatGCACACACCCACACCCGCAGTGCACACCGAATAcgtgcacacccgcttctgcacaCCCATGGGGTGTGCTGACACCCCCCGGTAAGGCACGCAGCAACGCGCAGGGGTGCACCCCTGCCACACGCACCCCCACCACCCACACCCCGTCCTCACACAACACACACACGCTGGAAAACACGCGTGTTGTGCCCACGCAGCCCCGCGCATCGCGCCGGTGCGCACACCCCCCCGCTCCCGGGGTTCCCCTTTTCGGAAGGATCCGAGCGGGAGCAGCGCCTGGTCCGGCACACGGAGGGATCAGGCTGCCGGAGCAGGGTGGCCGGTCACCACCGGCGGCTGCGTGGGCACAGACTGGGGAATACAGAGGAGCAGGTGGCGGAGCAGCCTGCGGAGCCATTTTACAGCCGGTGTTTCTCCCCACACCGCTTGTCCCCCGGGGAGGGCTGGAAGCCTGCGGGAACCAGACAGCTCAGGACTGTGCCTGGCTGCTTGGCTGGGAGACAGCACGTGATGAACGATGAGCATCTCCCAGCGAGCCCAGCAGCGAGAGCCACAAAGCCTTTGTTGCACCCCATCCCTTTGGGCACAGCTTTGGGACGTCGCACCGGGGTGGGTCAGATATAGCGAAAATCCTGCGGGCCCCCCCCAAGCCGTGCACAGCGGGAAGACTGGCGGCGGCTGCCCTAGGATGGATGGTTTTGGGACAAGCCCCGCAGTCTCTGTGCTGGGACACCCTCCCTTGCCATCGGATGTGGGAGAAGCTGGGCCACCTCTGGGCCCTTGGCTGGACGTCAGTGGCCCAGCAGGGCCTGGGGAACAGGGACGCCAGAGACAGGCATCCACGAGCTCTTTCCAAAAGCCCTTTTCAGGCAGTGCTTTGACTCTGCTGGAAAGCTCAGGGTGGACAGAGGGACCTCTGGGGACAGGGGTCTACCCCCAGCACCATCCCTGTCACCTCCcatggctcctgccctgcctggggcactgtgcagcagtgctggggagccTTGCCGTGTGTGGGGGACAGGCCCCCGCCATCCAGCCCTCAGCACAGAGTGGCTCTGCAGCAGCGAGCATCACTGGGTTCACCCCCCTCTTGGGACACACTTGCCTGGGTGTCACAAGCCCCGTTTCCTCGCAGTGGTCAGGCTGGGGGGGAGTTCCAGCCCATAGCATGTGCCcaatgcagcagcagagctgcaggagcatgGTGACAGCAAGCTGGCAGTCGTGCAAGGGGCCCTGAGCTGAGGGACACAGCAGTGGAGGAGATGCAGCCCTTGCAGCAGCAGAGGACGGCGGCAGCGAGCGCAGCCGCCTGCTTTTGTCACACTTTCCTTTGTCCCAGGCACGTGGCACCAAGCGCAGGGAGCTGCAGCCGTCTGGAGAGCAGGGACGGGTGAGCTGGAGGGGAGGCAGAGCCCCGGCTCGGCAGCCAGGAGGGTTTCCTGGCTGCGGTGATGAGGGGACATGTTGTGTGAGTGTACCTCTGCCCTGCCTCCCCGGCGCAGGCGGGTGAACAGCCGGTTACAGCCTGCGGCAGCTCCTGTTTCCTTATCGCACTGGGCAGGCGGTGGTGGGGCTGACGCCGGTTGGAACCACTGAGCCGTGGGACAGCGCGGGGTCCCTGGTCACACAGCCCTGCCACGAGCAGCCACCCAGCAGGaccagcctcctgccacctccccagGGCTAAACCCCACTGTGCTTCCCAGCAAGGCGGCCAGGTGCCCATGCCCACAAGATGCCGGCCAGCCTCGCCAGCCCCTCTTCTGTGGCCAGGTTGCCCCAAGCAGCTCTCCCCTGGCATGGGGTTTCACCAGCAAACCCCACACCCAAGGAAAGTCTCCGTGTTGCCCAGAGTTTTCTAGGGAGAAGCGGGACAGAGCTCGGGTGCCAGCGACATTTCGCGGTGCCCCTGGCAGGAGCAGACGGCTGGCCTGAGCGGTGAGGGCCCCTagctgggctgggaggggaaGCATCTGTTTCGCAGCACCGCAGGGTTTCCTAAATAGGTCACTGCTTTTTTATAGTCTCTGGGATCTAGAAAAACCAGTTGTTCCGGACAACCCGTGGACCCGCCAGCATTGTCCCAGCGGTGGCTCCCCAGGCGCTCACTGCCGTCCCCCCAGGTCCTCCCGCGGAGGGGGGGGGACCTGCTCCTCCAGCAGTGCTCAGTGTGAGACGGAAGAGCGGTTGGGGAGCCCACGGCACCCCAAACCATACCTGGGGTCTCGCTCTCTGCCGAGGGTGACCTGTCCCTGGCCATGCCCGATGTGGGGTGTACAGGGAGGggttcccccccacctcccctgctCCTGGCCTGGGGTGGCTGCCAGCTCCGGGCTTTGCCTTGGGACCATTTTCAGCCAGAAGCAGTGTTTTCCCATTCCAAGGGGAGCCGGGTGTGGGGTGTAGAGGGGTGTGCGGTGCCGTACACCCCGTACACACGCCGTACACCCGCATGCGCCGCTGCGACGCAGCCTGCTCGGGGTGAGCTCTCCCTCTAGTGGCACCAGGCTCCTGGCAAACCCTCCACACTGCCGGGGTGGCCAAAGCCATGGCCAGGGCATGTCCGAGGGTCTGGAGGGAGCCCAGGGGACGAGCCTGGCCTCGCCCTCACAGCCAGGGGTGCACATGGCAGGGAGCGCAGGGAGGGTGCCCGAGCGCTTTGCAGGAGTGgtcccaccaccagccccacgtTTGGGCAGCCCCGCAGAGGGCAGGTGGCCCTGCTCCTCCCTTTCCCTGACCCCATGTTCGCTGGGACGTGGCCGTGCGGCCAGCCAGCGTGCCCCCAGTGCCGGTGTCAGGCCTCAGGGgtgcagccccacagctctgcttcccagtgatcccccccctctccccggctTCGCCAAccccatccccgtcccccccGCAGCGCCCAGGCTCCGGTGCAGCACGCGGCAGCATCGGCGAGGAGAAAGACCCCCCTCAAACCGCGGTTTCCCCCTGCCGTGGCGGAGCCCTGCCCGCAGGAAGGGTCCCCCAGGACCCCGCTGGGCCCCCTCgggctgggctgggtgggtgccatccctgcagcacagccccgCCAGGGTCCCCCGGGCCGGGCGCCAGGCCGTGCCGCAGGCAGCGCTGACGGGGCGCTTTGTTTTGTGCCGGCTGCCCAGCAGGGAGACAAAAGGGGCAGTCAGACGCGGGCGGTGCATTGTGCCGGCAGCCATGCGCTGAGGCAGCAGCCCGCGCCGCCGCCCTCGCCTCGTGACCCGCAACGGCCTGGGCCTGTGCCCACCATGGCACCCCGAGGCCTGCAGTGCCCACCCTGCCAGGGCCCCACGGGAGCCCCACCGCGGGGATGGGGGAGCCAGACCTGATTGTCATGGTTACCGTGAGGCCTGAGGCCTAGGGGTGCCTCGTTGTCATGGTTACCGCAGGCCTGCGGCCTTCCAGGCCCATGGCGGCTCCCCCCGGGCACGGGGCCAGGGCGGTGGCAGGGCTGTGTGGAGCCGGGGGGCGAGCAGCGGGGCTCGGTGCGGCCGTGGGGGCCACGGCTGCCGGGCCGGTGAAGGGGAGGCCCCACACCAGCTCCCACCGAGCGGCGAGGAGCAGCCTCGCAGCCCCCCTCGCCCTGCCACAGGGCCGCGGTGGGAGGAGGGTGTCCACACCGACATGGAGACAGGGACCTGCCGTGGCCGGCGGAGCAGGACAACAGCGGTGCCCTGTAGACACCCAGCCGAGCCCACCACCCGCGGGGTCTCACCGGGAGGGTCCTGCACCGTCCCCACCGCGCCAACCGGCGCCAGGGCCAGGCCAGCCCCCGTGCTTGCCCCATGACAGCGCGGTGCATTGCCCCTGGAAAATGCCAGAGCGGTCAAACTGTTGAGTCATTTGTGCCCAAGATTATCTGTGCAAACAGCCGCCccgattatttttttttttattataaattttttttttttttttctttttccctaagaATGTGGCTCAGACCATGGGGATGAGCAGCTGAAATCTCCGGGGATCAGCAGGACAATGCCAGAGCAAGCATTGTGCTGACGGCTCTGCAAACGCTGGCACCGGCTCCCGGCCAGCAGCACCCTATAAAAGCTGAGCCGCTGAAGTAGGCAAACATTACATGGGCGAAGCAGCAGTAACCGCCTGACCTAGGTGAGTCCTGGAACCGATTTGCACCTCTCCCACCTCATCCTCTGCTCGTTCCTGCTGCCGCTGGCTGGACGGGCAGACACCCTTCCTCCTGCCTGGTGGCAAAAGACACCCAGAGGGACCATCGCCATTTCCCGTGGCACAAGACAGGCTCACACGTCGCTGCTGGCAGCCAGGGTGGTTGAGAGCTCCTCTACCATGGGGCACCCAACTCCTGGCATccacccggccccggcccccggcacGGCACACCGGTTGGCATCTCCCGCCGTTAGCTGGGGCCATCCATGGGAGCCCACTGTGGCTCCCAAGGGAGGCATAGCTGGGGTgccggggcagggagaggggagcaggcGGGTCTGTTGGACACCGCCAGGCATGGGGCATCCCATGCTCTCTGCCGCAGCTCCCCAGTCAGGCTCAGGGGTGTTTTTCCTAGCGATGGCCTGGCCtcggggaaggagaaaggggagcCGGGCACTGTGCCCCGGCGGGCACACAGGCTCTGTGCCATGGccgggaggagggaaggggcacTGCAGTGGTGAGAAGGGAGCACCCTGCTTTGGATGTGTCCCAGAGCCCCTTGAtgtgccccccaccccatcctgTGGCTAGCAAGAGGGTCTTGCTGCAGCTGGCATGGCTtgtccccagcagcagggcagctgccTTTGAACAGGCACCGTGGGCAGCGGGCACAGAGCCGTCCCCCGGCCCCACAGCAGACAGCAGGGATGCGGAGGGGCATGCTGCAGTACAAACggcttttccttccttctgcagaCACCGTTCCAGCAACAAAGATGGCTCAGACTAAccctctgcctgtccccatgGGCCCATGGAAGGTACGTCCTCGCAGCCCCTGTATCTTGCCTTTCCCTATGTGCaggtgggggacagggagagggacaaAGCCAGTCCTCCGGGGCCAGGAAAGCTGTGCAGCGGGCAGCGAGGCAGGGGGGAGCGCAGGAAGCAAGGCAACCCTGTCTTCTGCCCATGGGAACTTGCCTCCCGCCTGCTCAAACACCTCCTGGGTGTTTTTCATAAGCCTCTTTGCAGCACCCTGGCCCAGCCGTGCCCTGCTCTTACCAGTCGTCCTGTGCCAGGCAGTTACAGCAATCCCCGAAAACCACACGCTGTTATTCACCCTTCCCCGTCGGTGCGggcaggctggcagggcaggcaggggcaggcacaGGGGCTGCAAAGGGGGTGGTGGGCACGGCAGAGCAAGATAGGGAGCAGCCCTGAAGGGGTCTGGCAACAGCTCCGGGGACACAGTTCGAGAAGGGAGccgagagggagaggagaagcacGTGCACAAGCGGGGCACAACCCGCTGAAGCCTGGAGCTGTCGTGGGAGAGGAGAGCCAGTCACAGCCCCCCGGGGGAGTTCCATCTCGCCCTTTCCCCCGTTAATCCTCTTTGCCCTAGAGCGTTCGGAGCAGAGGCCGGGAGAACCGCcagccacagccctgccaccCGCCCGTCCCAGAACGGCTCCGCTCCTCTCTCCGGACGGCACCGCTGCCCCGGGAACTGATCTCCGCAGGGGTGAGCAGGAGAGCGGAGCAGGGGCCGGCGTGCGGCTCCCCCGACACCAAGGCAGGGCACCGCGGGGCCAGCAGTGCAGGGACGCGCGGAGGTGTGCGGGGCTGTGTCCCAGCCCAGAGGGGTGCCCGGTGCAGCCTCCACCGGCTCTTCCCCTGACGGAGCATGACCCTCCGTCTCCAAGAGGGGCTGAATCGCCTGGGGCCACTGCCGGGCAGTTCCCAACTCGGCAGCTCGCTCTCCGTTCCAGATCACCGTGTACGACCAAGAAAACTTCCAGGGCAAGAGGATGGAATTCACTTCAGCCTGTCCAAACATCATGGAGTGTGGCTTTGACAACATCCGCTCCCTGAAGGTGGAGTGCGGCGCGTAAGTACCCGGGGCAGTGGGGATGCTTTCCCAGGCGGGCTGGTGGGGCGAGGGCTGCCTGAGCGTGGAGCGGGGCCGGCTGTCCTTGCTCTGCTCGGCTGGGGGAGGCTAGGCACTGGGGATCCCACTCTGCTGGGGTAgagcagccagccctgggcagagctgccACAGACAAGGCCCAGAGGACGGCAGCAACGCCTTTGGCATCGTCCAAAACTGCCTCCTGCAGTCTGGGAGTTTGGAGCTCGCCGGTGCTCCGCAGGGATGCAGCGAAGATCAGTGCTTGGCGAGCGGCTCTTGAGCTCAGCCTGGTCCCCATCCTGCCTGTGTAACCCCTTGAAGCACAGTGCCTAGAAAAGCATGTTTCTTGCCCCAGGGtccagccctgctctgtgctgagcTTTCCCCGCACCGTGCAGCTCCCCGGGGCCATAGCAGAGCCTTTCCACAGCCCGCGCTGGGCTGCCCCTCGCTGATAGGGGTAGGGAACAGAGCCGGGCTTCTCCCTGCGCGCAGGAATCTTCCCTGGCACAGGCAAGACATCTCCCGAGCTGCTCTGAGACACTGTGTGAGGAGCAGTCCCCATGGCAAGTGTCCCGCTGGGGCCGGGGAAGCAGACAAGATAGATTTGCGCTGCTATATTTAGGATTTGTAACGCTAATGGGATTACAGCGGCATGCGTGCTCACGCCGTAATCAGCTCGCTGCTCCAGTTGACGTGTTCCTAATCAGGCTGGTCACCTTGCACGGCGGGAGGCCGACTGCGGGATACGGGATCGGGGCTCAGTTTTGGTCAGTCGACCCCCCCCGTCTCAGTGTGCCCCTCAGCACCCCGCGCACCCCATAATCAGGGGGTCTGTGGCATCCACCttccagcccccagcccagcctctgcCTCCCCGCTCGGCTGTGGCTGTCCTGTCCCCAGTCCCTGTTAGGGGATGTGCCCTGGAGAGGtccccaccctggggacagccAGGTTCTCGTGTGGGCAGCACCAGGGCTTGCAAAATGTGTCCTGCAGGGTGGAGGCATCCCTCTCACCTCTTCTTGTTCGTTTTCAGCAAAGAGGGAGACCCAGAAAGGGGAAAGACAACAagtcccagccctgcccagagccAGATGGGTTCTGCCTGGTTTGGGCATCAGGAATTCAGGTCTTTCCAGCTGTGCCAGGTTGTAATTGGGAAACAAGTAAGAAATGAGGCCTTTGGGAGAGAAGGGCAGCCGCAGGTGTCCTGTGGCATCCTAACACGACACCGATCTGCATAAATAACCACAGAGCAGTTAGGGGAAAGCGAGATGCCCTCACAGGCTGGGCCCCTCGAGGGAGGGACCCCATCATCCGCCGCAGCCGGGGGATGCCGGCACTGCCATGTGGGGCTGCCTCCCAGGCACCAGGGGGGCTTACACATCCAGCACCGCTTCCTTTCCTCCCCGCCTTGCGGGCAGAGGCCAGACCCCAACCTCCTCCCCACACCTACATCCGAGCCCCGGTGCCAGCCCCGAGCAGGAGGCCCCGAGCTGCCGCAGGAAGCCCTGGCATCCCTCGCTCTGTTTTTGCAGCTGGGTCGGTTATGAGCACACTGGCTTCTGCGGGCAGCAGTTCATCCTGGAGAGGGGAGAGTACCCACGCTGGGACGCCTGGAGCGGCAGCAATGCCTACCACATCGAGCGCCTGATGTCCTTCCGCCCCGTCTGCTCTGCTGTGAGTGCCCCAGCTCCCACGGAGCTCTCGCGTCTCTGATCCCGTTAAAATGACCCAGGCAACAGCACCAGGCCAAGGGAGTGAGGTTAGGAAGGGCAAACACAGCCATGCCAGGGGCTCTGCAGGTGGCAGAGGCTCCTCAGGGTGGGCTTAGCTCTTCCCCTCCATGCCCAGCAGGATTTGCTCTTTCTGTCCTGTTCTCTAAAACTTAACAGAGATCCTGGGCCAGCTGTACGTGACCAGACCTGGGGGACAGCCAGCCTGAGATGGTAGCTGTGACAT contains:
- the CRYBA1 gene encoding LOW QUALITY PROTEIN: beta-crystallin A3 (The sequence of the model RefSeq protein was modified relative to this genomic sequence to represent the inferred CDS: deleted 1 base in 1 codon), giving the protein MGEAAVPPDLDTVPATKMAQTNPLPVPMGPWKSVRSRGRENRQPQPCHPPVPERLRSSLRTAPLPRELISAGITVYDQENFQGKRMEFTSACPNIMECGFDNIRSLKVECGAWVGYEHTGFCGQQFILERGEYPRWDAWSGSNAYHIERLMSFRPVCSANHKESKITVFEKDNFIGRQWEIGDDYPSLQAMGWANNEVGSMKIQCGAWVCYQYPGYRGYQYVLEADHHGGDYKHWREWGSHAQTSQIQSIRRVQQ